The stretch of DNA GGGCGCGGGGAGAGTCAGGGCGCGATTCGCTTCGACCCCGAAGTTGGGGACCACGACGGCACCTTCGTGGCGGTTCTGCGCAAGGATGAGGCTGCCGACTGATCGCTATCAGGCGTTTCTGCCTGCGGAATCCGCGCCAGGGGTCTGCCGATTGCGAAGCTGGGTACCTGTTTGCTGCAGAAATACCAGGGTTGCCAGAATTCCCGAGAACGGGACCAGCAGGCAATTGGCCAGCAGAACCGGCATCAGGGTTTCCAGGCTGGATCCTTCTTCCGACAGGACGCGTTGCAGCAGGGGCAGGCTCACAAGTGCATCCACGGCGGCGAGCAGCACTTCCAGCACGAAGACGGCCAGAAAGGCCGGCATCACCAGAGCCTGGCTGCCTTTCAATGATTCGCTCAGGGTCTCGCCCCGCAGGATCATCCAGGGCACCACGCAGAACCAGATCGTTGAAATCAGCAGTCCGGGAATCACCAGCAGCATGTAACCCGCCAGACTGATCAGGCCGGTCAACAATGACAGCAGCATCAGTGGGCCCATCATGCGGGATCCTCCCAGGAACTCGGCGGTCCCCGGTCGCTGTCCCGCTTCCACCGAGACGGTGGCGAGCGCCAGACCGGCGAACAGCGGGCCCTGGAGCGCGGTGAAGATCATCACGCCAGGGATGCTGGCCAGACTGCAGAGCAGGTTCAGACCGGTGATGAAGACCCCGAAGAGCAGAAAGCGCCAGGGCTCTTCCCGCCAGACCGCGAACGCTTCCTTGAGCAGGAGAGTGACAAGGATGTGCGAAGGCATGCCGCTCCGGTTCGTTGATTTTGATGAGTGACGGGTGCTGCTCGGCCAAAAGTGTCGGGGCCGACTTTCACAGGAATCATCATATATTAAAAAGTTTATTGAAACGGGGCTTTGGAATGCGTGCTGCCGCCAGTGATGTCAGTGCCAGACTGGCGGAAATCGACCAGCGGATCGCCCAGGCCCTGCAACGTTCGGGCCGCAGCCAGACGGTACAGGTGATTGGTGTCACCAAGTACCTCGACGCCCCGGAGATGGTTGAGTTGCGCTCAGCGGGTATCCGGATCTTTGCCGAGAACCGGGTCCAGGTCGCCCTGAGCAAGCTGGAGTGGTTTCAGGAACAGGCCCCCGGGATCTCGCCGGAAGCCTGGCACTTCATCGGGCATCTGCAGCGCAACAAACTGTCCCGCGTGATGGGGCGATTCCAGTTGATCCACAGCGTGGACAGCCTTTCCCTGCTGGAAAGTCTGTCCCGCCATTGTCAGGAACAGCAGCTTGGCCAGAATGTCCTGCTGCAGGTGAACATTTCGGGCGAAGCCTCCAAGGGCGGCTTCACTGCCCAGGAGCTGGATGGGCTGTCCGTCACCCGGTTCGAAGCCGAAGGCATCCGGGTTCTGGGCCTGATGGGCATGGCGGCCGAGGCCGACGAGTCCACGGTGCGCAGCAGTTTTCGTCTGCTGCGAACTCTGCGGGACCGACTGCAGGATCGCCTGGGGCGGCCCCTGCCCGAGCTGTCGATGGGCATGAGTGGCGATTTCGAGATCGCGGTCGAGGAGGGAGCCAGTCTGCTGCGCATCGGCAGCCTGCTGTATTCATAACCGGTGGCAGCATCGGGAAATGCCGGGAGGGGGCATGTCGTTCATCGAAATGTTCGTGCACAATGCAGCACAGGCCTACGTCCTGATCATCATCGCGGCGGTGGTGTGTCACTGGATGAACCTTGGCCCTGAAAACCGGTTCGTGGAACTGATCTACCGCGCCACCGAGCCCCTCTTCGGTGCCATCCGGAAGTTCGTCTCCAGTTACACTCCCGCACTGGATCAGCTGGGAATCGACCTGACCCCGATGTGGGCCATCTTCCTGGTACTGATCACCCGTCGCGTGCTGATCTGGATTCTCTAGCGGGCGCGACAACCGAAAACCAGGCAGACCCTTTGGACTCCCGGGAGGCAGCGTGAGACTGAACGCCAACGACATTCGAAACTTCTCCTTCCGCAAGGTGATGCGCGGACTCGACCCCGAAGAAGTGCAGGCATTTCTGGATACGGTGGCCGAGCAGACCGGCCAGCGCGAGGGCGAACTGGCGGAATCCCGCGCCCGCATCGAGGACCTGGAGCAGCAGTTGCTCAATTACCGGTCCATGGAGAACGGGTTGCGTGACACGCTGATCGCGGTACAGAATTCCAGTCAGGAAACCCGCGAACACGCCCAGCGCGAGGCGGAACTGATTCTCAAACAGGCCGAACTGGATGCGTCGCGCATCAGCGCCGATGCCCGGGAACGCCTGTCCAGTCTGCGCAGCGACCTGCACATGCTGGAAGAACAGCGCACTTCCTTCGTGACGCGCTTGCGCGCCCTGCTGAAAGGTCAGATCGACCTGCTGGAGGTTCTGGCGGCAGTGCGGGTCGAAGAGCGCCCGCTGGAACGCAAGGTCGACCGTGTGGCACCGGCGGCCCTGGCCGACCCTGCCCCGGCCATCGAGGAAACCCCGGCAATGCCATCCACGGGTGGTACGGTCAGGGAAAACGAGCTGAAAGCCGATCCAGAGCGGAGTTCGCATGACCACGTCTGAGCAGATGGCCCGCATCGACGAGGCCACCGCACATATCCGCTCGATCACGGGCGCGGCCCCCTTCGCTGCGGGCATCATTCTGGGCACTGGGTTGGGCGGTCTGGTAGGCCAACTGCACATCGATGCGGAGATGGACTACGCCAGCATCCCCCACTTTCCGCTGTCCACCGTGGAAAGCCACCACGGACGACTGCTCGCCGGAACGCTGCGCGGGCGCCGCGTCCTGGTCATGCAGGGACGCTTCCATTACTACGAAGGTTACAGCATGCAGCAGTTGACCTTCCCGGTGCGCGTGATGCACCGGCTGGGCATCGATACCCTGCTGGCCTCCAATGCCTGCGGTTGCGTGAATCCGCAGTACCGCGCCGGCGAGTTGATGATCATGGAAGACCACATCAACCTGCTGGGCGACAATCCCCTGATCGGGCCGAACCTGGACGAGCTGGGCGTGCGTTTTCCCGACATGAGTGCGCCCTACGATCGCGAGCTGATCGAGCTGGCCTCGGCACTGGCGCTGGAACACAAGGTGCCGGTCCAGAAGGGCGTTTACGTGGCGGTGGCCGGCCCAAACCTTGAAACCCGGGCCGAGTACCGTTTCCTGCGTACGATCGGAGCCGACGTGGTGGGCATGAGCACGGTGCCCGAGTGCATCGTGGCCCGACACATGAACATGCGGGTCTTCGGGATGTCCGTGATCACGGACGAGTGTTTTCCCGAGGCGCTCAAGGAAGTGGCCCTGGACGAGATCCTGGCCATCGCCGGCAAGGCCGAACCGGGCATGACCCGACTGTTGGCCGCACTGGTGGAAGCACTGCCAGCACGAACCTGAAGAATGTGAGACATCTGTGAGTCGCTATATCCCCGCCGAGGGCCAGGCAGATTTTCCCGCCCTTGAAAACCAGATCCTGGACTGGTGGTCCGCGGAGCGCATCTTCGAGAAATCGATCGAACAGCGCAGCGAAGGGCCGGACTGGGTCTTCTACGACGGCCCTCCCGGCACCAACGGCAAGCCGCACATCGGGCACATGCTGCAGAGTTCGCTCAAGGATCTCTGGCCGCGCTACAAGACCATGCAGGGCTTCCGTGTGCTGCGCAAGGCCGGCTGGGATACCCACGGCCTGCCGGTGGAGCTGAAGGCCGAACGCGAGCTGGGCATCGAGGACAAGAGCCAGATCCCGGCCTACGGCGTCGAGAAGTTCATGGAGTACTGTCGCTCCACCGTGTTCCGATTCAAGGGCGACTGGGAGCAGAGCATCCGCCGCATCGGGCGTTTCCTGGACCTCAGCGACCCCTACGCCACCCTGACCAACGACTACATCCAGAGCGATTGGTGGGTGATCCGCCAGATCTGGGACAAGGGCCTGCTGTACCGTGACTTCCGGATCATGCCCTACTGTGCGCGTTGCGGCACCACGCTCTCCAGTTTCGAGGTGGCCCAGGGCTACCAGGATGTGATGGACCTGACCCTGACCGCTCGTTTTCCCGTGGTCGGGCTTGAGCGAACCTATTTCCTGGCCTGGACGACCACGCCCTGGACGCTGATCGGCAACACGGCGCTGGCGCTCAATCCCGAGCTGGACTATGTGTTCGTCGAGGTCGACGGCGATACTCTGATCCTGGCCCGCGAGCTGGTGGAGAGTGTGCTCGACGGGCATGCCTTCCGTCTGGTGAAGACCGTCAAGGGACGCGAGCTGGACGGCATGGCCTACACGCCCCTCTGGGATTTCTTCGCGGGACCCGACACCGAGGGCCGTGTGCCCCATCACGCTCTGATGGGTGATTTCGTGACCGCCGAAGACGGCACCGGCATCGTGCATCTGGCGCTGTATGGTGAAGACGATTACCGGATGATCAAGCGGGACAATCTGCCCCGCATCCAGCATGTGGACGAAACCGGTCACTTCATCGAGGGCTGTGGTCCGTATACGGGACGCTATTTCAAGGCTGATGGCCTGGATCTTGAGATCCTCAAGGACCTGCAGTCCCGCGGTCTGCTGCAGCACAAGCACAAGCACACCCACAGTTATCCGCACTGCTACAAGTGCGAGAATCCGCTGATGTACTTCGCACGCACCAGCTGGTTCATCCGCACCTCCGCCGTTCGCGAGCAACTGCTGGCGGCCAACGCCGAAATCAACTGGTACCCCGGTTACATCAAGGACGGGCGCTTCGGCAACTGGCTTGAAAACAACATCGACTGGGGCGTGAGCCGGGACCGCTACTGGGGCAGCCCGATGCCCATCTGGAGCTGTGCCTGCGGCAAGCAACTCTGCGTGGCCAGCAAGGCCGAACTGCAG from Candidatus Delongbacteria bacterium encodes:
- a CDS encoding YggS family pyridoxal phosphate-dependent enzyme, with the translated sequence MRAAASDVSARLAEIDQRIAQALQRSGRSQTVQVIGVTKYLDAPEMVELRSAGIRIFAENRVQVALSKLEWFQEQAPGISPEAWHFIGHLQRNKLSRVMGRFQLIHSVDSLSLLESLSRHCQEQQLGQNVLLQVNISGEASKGGFTAQELDGLSVTRFEAEGIRVLGLMGMAAEADESTVRSSFRLLRTLRDRLQDRLGRPLPELSMGMSGDFEIAVEEGASLLRIGSLLYS
- a CDS encoding YggT family protein; the protein is MSFIEMFVHNAAQAYVLIIIAAVVCHWMNLGPENRFVELIYRATEPLFGAIRKFVSSYTPALDQLGIDLTPMWAIFLVLITRRVLIWIL
- a CDS encoding DivIVA domain-containing protein; translation: MRLNANDIRNFSFRKVMRGLDPEEVQAFLDTVAEQTGQREGELAESRARIEDLEQQLLNYRSMENGLRDTLIAVQNSSQETREHAQREAELILKQAELDASRISADARERLSSLRSDLHMLEEQRTSFVTRLRALLKGQIDLLEVLAAVRVEERPLERKVDRVAPAALADPAPAIEETPAMPSTGGTVRENELKADPERSSHDHV
- a CDS encoding purine-nucleoside phosphorylase codes for the protein MTTSEQMARIDEATAHIRSITGAAPFAAGIILGTGLGGLVGQLHIDAEMDYASIPHFPLSTVESHHGRLLAGTLRGRRVLVMQGRFHYYEGYSMQQLTFPVRVMHRLGIDTLLASNACGCVNPQYRAGELMIMEDHINLLGDNPLIGPNLDELGVRFPDMSAPYDRELIELASALALEHKVPVQKGVYVAVAGPNLETRAEYRFLRTIGADVVGMSTVPECIVARHMNMRVFGMSVITDECFPEALKEVALDEILAIAGKAEPGMTRLLAALVEALPART